In Pleuronectes platessa chromosome 5, fPlePla1.1, whole genome shotgun sequence, a single genomic region encodes these proteins:
- the LOC128440706 gene encoding transmembrane protein 25, whose translation MECVCLRKWASGSAVVFLHTLALSWTGAIEPAPKIDGWHRAAVTLQENRTHQFNCQADGWDPHAPPLLTWYLNGEQQGSPSPNHGRLVMTSQEDSVLMRPGTNHNSTFSLQARKWDRELVCVASNPRTGESYNATVTLNVQFQPEILRMNAHYTETSAPGLSLVLFALVRSNPPATITFVDQSGHLVANTSDFFILDSRSYPWLTNHTLRVTLSSLSGNLSLNASNSVGAVQNNLTLAEFLQSRVEVPMLGIVTGGAMAFMALLILSLIVLCLMQKNKSKSIDEPVEILMTKKSNSANLKAEKGDKTFIPRENMSLPSNMQLNDLSTLRKAREAAQQNSVGEKKKQEEEEEDLSLAYAARGFARYPMVGYIYKVNSSSSEEVWL comes from the exons atggagtgtgtgtgtctgaggaagTGGGCGTCAGGCTCTGCTGTCGTGTTCCTTCACACTCTGGCCTTATCCTGGACAG GTGCGATTGAGCCCGCCCCAAAAATTGATGGATGGCACCGGGCAGCCGTGACACTGCAGGAGAACAGGACACATCAGTTTAACTGCCAAGCGGACGGCTGGGATCCTCATGCTCCACCTTTGCTGACTTGGTACCTGAATGGGGAGCAACAAGGATCGCCATCACCCAACCATGGACGCctggtgatgacatcacaggaagaTTCAGTGCTCATGAGACCAGGAACCAATCACAACAGCACCTTCTCTCTGCAGGCCAGAAAGTGGGACAGGGAGCTGGTGTGTGTAGCATCGAACCCCCGGACAGGAGAGAGCTACAATGCCACAGTCACACTCAACGTCCAGT TTCAGCCAGAGATCCTCAGGATGAACGCCCACTACACTGAAACCTCAGCCCCCGGCCTCTCTCTGGTCCTCTTTGCCCTGGTACGGTCCAACCCGCCTGCCACCATCACCTTCGTTGACCAGTCTGGCCATCTGGTGGCCAACACCTCCGACTTCTTCATCCTGGACTCGCGAAGCTACCCTTGGCTGACCAATCACACGCTGAGGGTGACGCTCAGTAGCCTATCAGGGAATTTATCGCTGAACGCAAGCAACAGTGTCGGAGCGGTGCAGAACAACCTCACACTAGCAG AGTTCCTGCAGTCTCGTGTGGAGGTGCCCATGCTGGGAATAGTGACTGGGGGAGCCATGGCTTTCATggccctcctcatcctcagtctaATCGTTCTCTGCctcatgcaaaaaaacaaaagcaagtCTATTG ATGAGCCAGTGGAGATTCTGATGACCAAGAAAAG TAACTCTGCCAACCTGAAAGCAGAGAAGGGCGATAAGACCTTCATCCCGAGAGAGAACATGTCTCTGCCTTCAAACATGCAGCTCAACGACCTCAGCACTTTGAGAAAGG CCCGAGAGGCTGCCCAGCAAAACAGTgttggagagaagaagaaacaggaagaggaggaggaagatctgTCTTTAGCCTACGCCGCCAGAG GTTTTGCCAGATATCCAATGGTGGGCTACATCTATAAGGTCAACAGCTCAAGCAGCGAGGAGGTCTGGCTCTGA